From a single Cytophagales bacterium WSM2-2 genomic region:
- a CDS encoding ribonucleoprotein, which yields MRFNVFRKQKAVTNYEGEKAFTLDERMELYSAVVTSSLSDKFYESTDKRVDRIRALIAKNDPLFVAKLAVYTRNKMYMRSMPLVLAVELAKTKAGSLIGQAVKGVVQRADEITELLAYYQVANSRVGTKKLNKLSKQVQSGLAGAFNKFDEYQFAKYNRAAEIKLKDALFLVHPKAENENQQALFNKIAKDELEVPYTWETELSALGQKKFTSEKEKQAAFRAKWEELITSGKLGYMALLRNLRNIIEANVSGDVISEVCVLLSDAKAVANSKQLPFRFLAAYREIKQLEYEAVPMVLDALEKAVEQSAVNIRGFGKETSVVIACDVSGSMQKPISAKSKIMNYDIGLMLAMLLQSRCEFVQTGMFGDQWKIINVSRKNILANVQEFYKREGEVGYSTNGYLVLKDLIDRQKKVDKVMMFTDCQLWNSNIVDHVMQKSITALWNDYKKIAPNARLYLFDLAGYGNTPIDVKTSGVYLIAGWSDKIFNVLAALENGQSALAEVENVEL from the coding sequence ATGAGATTCAATGTATTCCGTAAACAAAAGGCCGTTACCAACTATGAGGGCGAAAAAGCTTTCACTTTGGATGAACGGATGGAATTGTACAGCGCTGTGGTGACAAGTTCACTAAGCGACAAATTCTATGAAAGCACGGATAAACGCGTGGATCGGATTCGTGCTTTAATTGCCAAGAACGATCCTTTATTCGTAGCGAAGCTGGCAGTGTATACCCGAAACAAGATGTACATGCGAAGCATGCCTTTGGTGCTGGCCGTTGAGTTAGCGAAAACAAAAGCAGGTAGCTTAATCGGCCAAGCTGTAAAAGGTGTTGTTCAGCGTGCTGACGAAATCACTGAACTGTTGGCTTATTACCAAGTAGCAAACAGCCGCGTAGGTACAAAAAAACTAAACAAGCTTTCAAAGCAGGTGCAGAGTGGTCTTGCTGGTGCGTTCAACAAATTTGACGAATACCAGTTCGCCAAGTATAACCGTGCTGCTGAGATCAAGTTGAAAGACGCCTTGTTCCTTGTTCACCCAAAAGCGGAGAACGAAAACCAACAGGCTCTTTTCAACAAGATCGCCAAAGACGAGCTTGAGGTGCCTTACACCTGGGAGACTGAGTTATCAGCATTAGGTCAGAAAAAATTCACTTCTGAAAAAGAAAAGCAGGCGGCTTTTCGTGCGAAGTGGGAAGAACTGATCACCAGTGGAAAGCTTGGCTACATGGCATTGCTCCGTAATCTTCGAAACATCATCGAGGCAAATGTGTCTGGTGATGTGATCAGCGAAGTGTGCGTGCTCTTGTCTGATGCCAAAGCGGTGGCAAATTCCAAACAGTTGCCATTCCGGTTCCTTGCTGCTTATCGCGAGATAAAGCAATTGGAGTACGAAGCAGTACCAATGGTTTTGGATGCCCTGGAAAAAGCTGTGGAGCAAAGTGCGGTGAACATCCGGGGTTTTGGAAAAGAAACTTCCGTGGTTATTGCCTGTGATGTTTCCGGTTCCATGCAGAAACCAATCTCGGCAAAAAGCAAGATCATGAACTATGATATCGGCTTAATGCTGGCGATGTTGCTGCAGTCCCGCTGTGAATTTGTTCAGACCGGTATGTTCGGTGACCAGTGGAAGATCATCAACGTGTCACGTAAAAACATTCTTGCCAACGTGCAGGAGTTCTACAAACGCGAAGGTGAAGTGGGTTACTCCACCAACGGCTACCTGGTGCTGAAAGACCTGATCGACCGTCAGAAGAAAGTTGACAAGGTCATGATGTTTACTGACTGCCAGTTGTGGAACAGCAATATAGTTGACCATGTAATGCAGAAAAGCATTACCGCATTGTGGAACGACTACAAAAAAATTGCACCGAATGCACGATTGTACTTGTTCGACCTGGCAGGTTATGGTAACACACCAATCGATGTAAAAACCAGCGGTGTGTATTTGATCGCAGGCTGGTCTGACAAAATTTTCAATGTGCTTGCCGCATTGGAAAATGGTCAGAGTGCACTTGCAGAAGTTGAAAATGTTGAATTGTAA
- the murI gene encoding glutamate racemase, whose translation MKIMEGPIGVFDSGYGGLTVLKEIKRLLPQYDYLYLGDNGRAPYGTRSFDTVYQYTLECVKHLFAMKCRLVILACNTASAKALRTIQQNDLPKIDPALRVLGVIRPTSEVIGNFTKTGHVGVLGTSGTVSSQSYPIEIKKFFPSLEVYQEACPMWVPLVENNEFNNEGADYFLKKNINELLSQSAKIDTILLGCTHYPLLINRMRKFLPPNITILSQGEIVANSLSEYLTRHSEIEKVCSKNATSTFLTTDSSGNFDEHGALFFGESVKSKHLSL comes from the coding sequence ATGAAAATAATGGAAGGACCAATTGGTGTATTCGACTCTGGCTACGGTGGCCTTACGGTGCTCAAGGAAATAAAGCGGCTCCTGCCTCAGTACGATTATCTCTACCTGGGCGACAATGGGCGGGCCCCTTACGGCACGCGGTCGTTCGACACCGTGTATCAGTACACGCTGGAATGTGTGAAGCATTTGTTCGCGATGAAATGCAGGCTGGTGATCCTGGCCTGCAACACTGCCTCGGCCAAAGCGCTGCGAACAATACAGCAAAATGATCTTCCCAAAATTGACCCCGCCCTGCGGGTGCTTGGCGTGATCAGGCCTACCAGCGAGGTCATCGGAAATTTTACAAAGACAGGGCACGTAGGTGTGCTGGGCACATCAGGAACAGTTTCATCGCAGTCGTACCCGATCGAGATCAAAAAGTTTTTTCCATCGCTTGAAGTTTACCAGGAGGCCTGCCCGATGTGGGTGCCGCTGGTAGAAAACAACGAGTTCAACAATGAGGGAGCAGATTATTTTCTAAAGAAAAACATTAACGAACTGTTGAGTCAGTCTGCCAAAATTGATACGATCCTGCTGGGATGTACACACTATCCATTGCTGATTAACAGGATGAGAAAATTCCTCCCTCCTAACATCACGATTTTATCACAAGGTGAAATTGTGGCAAACAGCCTGAGTGAATATCTCACGCGTCACTCCGAAATAGAAAAAGTGTGCAGCAAGAATGCCACGAGCACTTTTCTCACCACCGACTCCAGCGGCAACTTTGATGAACACGGTGCGCTGTTCTTTGGAGAGAGTGTGAAATCGAAGCACCTGAGTTTGTGA
- a CDS encoding NUDIX hydrolase produces MPQSIKVAVDAVVFGYDAEEGVSVLLIVRKFEPFQKQWALPGGLVKEEESLEEAVRRELKEESGVDANYLEQLYSFGKPGRDPRNRVVSVAYYGLVRPKDFQLSAQTDAEDVAWFNIKKLPKLAFDHKQIVDMAIKRLRGKLAYEPIGFELLDKKFPFSDLEKLYQTLLDTELDRRNFKKRIMSYGFLEELDESIQRSVGRPAALFQFNKKKYFELKETGYNFDLFL; encoded by the coding sequence ATGCCTCAATCCATTAAAGTTGCTGTCGATGCTGTTGTTTTCGGTTATGATGCCGAAGAGGGTGTATCTGTGCTTTTGATCGTGCGAAAGTTTGAGCCTTTTCAAAAACAATGGGCTCTGCCTGGTGGGCTGGTGAAGGAAGAAGAATCGCTTGAAGAAGCCGTGCGCAGGGAACTGAAAGAAGAATCGGGAGTGGATGCGAATTACCTGGAGCAGTTGTATTCTTTTGGCAAACCCGGTCGCGACCCCCGCAATCGCGTAGTCTCAGTCGCCTACTATGGATTGGTCAGGCCGAAGGACTTTCAACTCTCCGCACAAACCGATGCTGAAGATGTAGCGTGGTTCAATATTAAGAAACTTCCTAAACTCGCCTTCGACCACAAGCAAATCGTTGATATGGCGATCAAGCGGCTTCGCGGAAAGCTCGCGTACGAACCCATCGGTTTCGAATTGCTCGACAAAAAATTTCCATTCTCAGACCTGGAAAAATTATATCAAACGTTGCTGGACACTGAACTTGACAGGCGCAATTTCAAGAAAAGGATCATGAGTTATGGATTCTTAGAGGAACTGGACGAAAGCATCCAGCGAAGCGTGGGGCGACCTGCCGCTCTGTTCCAATTCAATAAAAAGAAGTATTTCGAGTTGAAAGAAACGGGGTATAACTTCGATCTTTTTCTTTGA
- a CDS encoding ATP-dependent DNA helicase: MALSLFHKSVSDWFIKSFNEPTDVQRQAWDAIKSAQNTLIAAPTGSGKTLAAFLSAIDNLIVQGIEGRLESGTQVIYVSPLKALSNDIERNLRFPLEGIKKELEVSGLPPVDVKVMVRTGDTPQADRAQMLKNPPHILVTTPESLYLLLTSVNGRKMLSTVHTLIIDEIHALVGDKRGSHFSLSVERLEALIGKKLHRIGLSATQKPVEQVANFLVGNSSNGEVNCKIIDTGHSRKLDLSIEIPNSPLTAVMATEVWGEIYNRFIQLIATHETTLIFVNTRRLAERLSHNLNEKLGAGKVLAHHGSMSKDMRFTAERKLKSGELKALVATASMELGIDVGSIDLVCQIGSPRSIATFLQRVGRSGHSVHKTPKGKLFPLTLDELVECSAIMDSIQRGELDQIIMPEKPLDVLAQQIVAETACEEYTDDGLFSLVKKSYPYRDLTRKEFDEVVTMLSEGFTSRNGRRGAYLYHDMVNERIKARKGARLTAIISGGAIPDNFEYDVVLEPGSVFLGTVHEDFAVESMAGDVFTLGNNSWRIMKIEGGKVRVEDAGGQPPGIPFWLGEAPGRTKELSISVSRLREEISSRLGDIPSPSGENKNPDTTWKNEAIDWLVKEKNIFPAAADQLVDYLGIAKAALEVMPSQTTIVMERFFDEAGDMHLVIHSPFGNRLNKGWGLALRKRFCRKFNFELQAAANDNAIILSLGSTHSFPLEEVFGYLSPETVRDILIQAMLDAPMFGIRWRWNASRALAVIRRRADRKVPAQLQRMQSEDLVAQVFPDQLACLENITGEREVPDHPLINQTIHDCLYEAMDIEGLENLLRKIKNKEINLIARDLKEPSPLAYEIVNARPYAFLDDAPLEERRTQAIRNRKSLSPEEAKDLGKLDQAAIESVKNEAWPEATSADELHDALLLSGLITAKEGIQNHWTTYFDELISAGRATILENGLSALWVATERLPGALKVYAGWHVKYEVTIPEKLRVTDDKDPLTELVRGRLEISGPVTASALSETLSVSISDISQALLRLENEGFVFRGKFSGTDEEWCERRLLARIHRYTIRKLRSEIQPVSAADYMRFLFSWHQLVPGNQAQGPFGLELMIQKLEGFEAPAIAWESDLLPSRIADYDHQWLDMLCVAGKISWGRFRPSLSKEKKANSPIRTTPVTFISRNKLNAWRSPETVEEALQLSPRATLLLETLKKDGASFFDDLVNKTKFFASQVEEAIGELISAGLTTSDSFTGLRALLVPEKYKTNAGHNQAVDIFSMSYAGRWSLMFSDNKNNDPQIQEEEIETITWALLRRYGVLFRKLVERENLAPPWRDLVRKLRTLEDRGQIRGGRFVEGVYGEQFALPEAIVELRKIKNEIQRNVLVSISAADPLNLTGIITPGKRIPSYSGNRVLYRDGIPVAVKESGEIQFLIEDNTDKWSLQNALLQHSISPKLRKYLGKAAY; this comes from the coding sequence ATGGCACTTAGCCTTTTTCATAAGTCAGTTTCAGATTGGTTCATAAAGAGCTTTAACGAACCAACAGATGTACAACGTCAGGCGTGGGACGCGATAAAGTCTGCACAAAACACGTTGATTGCTGCGCCCACTGGCTCGGGTAAAACACTTGCGGCTTTTCTTTCTGCTATTGACAATCTTATTGTTCAGGGAATTGAAGGGAGGTTAGAAAGCGGTACACAGGTAATTTATGTCTCTCCGCTGAAGGCGTTGAGCAATGATATTGAAAGGAACTTGCGGTTTCCATTGGAGGGAATTAAAAAAGAGCTTGAAGTCTCAGGTCTTCCTCCGGTTGATGTTAAAGTGATGGTGCGGACGGGAGATACTCCTCAGGCAGACCGCGCTCAAATGCTCAAGAACCCTCCACACATTCTTGTCACTACTCCTGAATCACTTTATCTTCTGCTCACGAGTGTTAATGGACGAAAAATGCTGAGCACGGTCCACACACTTATCATAGACGAAATCCATGCGTTGGTCGGTGATAAAAGAGGTTCTCATTTCTCTCTTTCTGTTGAACGGCTCGAAGCCCTCATTGGAAAAAAACTTCATCGCATCGGCCTTTCCGCAACTCAGAAACCGGTAGAACAAGTTGCCAATTTCCTGGTAGGTAATTCAAGCAATGGTGAAGTGAATTGTAAGATCATTGATACGGGTCATTCCCGGAAACTGGATTTATCCATTGAAATTCCGAATTCTCCACTGACCGCGGTCATGGCTACTGAAGTGTGGGGCGAGATCTACAACCGGTTCATTCAGTTAATTGCTACACACGAGACCACATTGATCTTCGTCAACACACGAAGGCTCGCGGAAAGATTATCTCACAACCTGAATGAAAAACTGGGTGCGGGCAAAGTATTAGCTCACCATGGAAGTATGTCGAAAGACATGCGGTTCACAGCGGAGCGAAAACTGAAGTCAGGAGAATTAAAAGCATTAGTGGCAACTGCATCAATGGAATTGGGTATTGATGTGGGCTCTATTGATTTGGTTTGTCAGATCGGTTCGCCCCGGTCGATCGCCACCTTTCTTCAGCGTGTAGGCCGATCAGGTCACAGCGTACACAAGACTCCAAAAGGAAAATTGTTTCCACTTACATTGGATGAACTCGTTGAATGCTCAGCCATCATGGATTCCATTCAACGCGGGGAGCTCGATCAGATCATCATGCCTGAAAAACCACTGGATGTTCTTGCCCAGCAGATCGTGGCCGAGACCGCTTGTGAGGAATACACCGATGATGGATTATTCTCTCTCGTCAAGAAATCTTACCCTTACCGCGATCTCACCCGCAAAGAATTTGACGAAGTAGTCACCATGCTTTCTGAAGGGTTTACCAGCAGGAATGGAAGAAGAGGTGCATACCTGTATCATGATATGGTGAACGAGCGCATCAAGGCAAGGAAAGGCGCACGGCTAACCGCAATCATTTCAGGAGGTGCTATACCGGATAATTTTGAATACGATGTCGTGCTGGAACCAGGAAGTGTTTTTTTGGGAACAGTACATGAAGATTTTGCGGTTGAAAGTATGGCAGGGGATGTTTTCACACTGGGAAACAATTCCTGGAGGATCATGAAAATAGAGGGAGGCAAGGTCCGTGTGGAAGATGCCGGAGGACAACCACCTGGGATTCCTTTCTGGCTTGGCGAAGCTCCGGGACGAACAAAAGAACTTTCAATATCTGTCTCCCGCCTTCGAGAAGAAATTTCTTCCAGGCTGGGTGACATTCCTTCGCCTTCGGGTGAAAACAAAAATCCCGATACAACCTGGAAAAACGAGGCCATCGACTGGCTTGTGAAAGAAAAAAATATTTTTCCTGCAGCCGCAGACCAGCTCGTTGACTATTTAGGAATTGCTAAAGCGGCACTGGAAGTGATGCCTTCGCAAACTACTATTGTGATGGAGCGCTTCTTCGATGAAGCCGGTGACATGCACCTGGTCATTCATTCTCCTTTCGGCAACCGTTTGAACAAAGGGTGGGGATTGGCGCTTCGAAAAAGATTCTGCCGCAAATTCAATTTTGAATTGCAGGCAGCAGCCAACGACAACGCCATCATATTGTCTCTTGGTTCAACGCACAGTTTTCCATTGGAGGAAGTGTTCGGATACTTAAGTCCGGAAACAGTTAGGGACATTTTAATACAGGCGATGCTGGATGCACCGATGTTTGGCATACGCTGGCGATGGAATGCTTCACGTGCTCTTGCCGTGATCAGAAGACGAGCCGATCGCAAAGTGCCAGCACAATTGCAACGCATGCAATCTGAGGATCTGGTAGCACAGGTGTTTCCTGACCAATTGGCCTGCCTTGAAAATATTACCGGTGAAAGAGAAGTTCCGGATCATCCACTCATCAATCAAACGATTCATGATTGCCTTTACGAGGCCATGGATATTGAGGGACTGGAAAATCTCTTGCGGAAAATCAAGAACAAAGAAATCAATCTGATTGCCCGTGATCTGAAAGAGCCCTCTCCATTGGCATACGAAATCGTCAACGCTCGTCCTTATGCATTTTTGGATGATGCGCCATTGGAGGAAAGAAGAACACAGGCCATAAGAAACCGGAAGTCATTGTCGCCGGAAGAAGCGAAAGATTTGGGCAAGCTTGATCAAGCGGCAATTGAATCGGTAAAGAACGAGGCCTGGCCGGAAGCAACCAGTGCAGACGAACTGCACGATGCTTTGCTCCTTTCAGGTTTGATCACTGCTAAAGAAGGAATTCAAAACCATTGGACAACTTATTTCGATGAATTGATCTCCGCAGGGAGAGCCACGATTTTGGAGAATGGCTTGAGTGCATTGTGGGTTGCTACTGAACGTCTGCCCGGTGCGCTTAAAGTTTATGCTGGCTGGCACGTGAAATATGAAGTAACGATTCCTGAAAAACTTCGTGTAACCGATGACAAAGATCCGTTGACTGAACTTGTTCGCGGAAGACTCGAGATATCGGGGCCTGTTACTGCTTCAGCGCTTTCAGAAACATTGAGCGTTTCCATTTCAGACATCAGCCAGGCATTGCTGAGGCTGGAGAATGAAGGTTTTGTTTTCCGTGGAAAATTTTCAGGAACTGACGAAGAATGGTGTGAGCGAAGGCTGCTGGCGAGAATACACCGGTACACGATCAGGAAACTACGAAGCGAAATTCAGCCGGTGTCAGCCGCTGATTATATGAGGTTCTTGTTTTCGTGGCATCAATTAGTTCCCGGAAACCAGGCACAGGGACCCTTTGGACTTGAGCTCATGATTCAGAAGCTCGAAGGCTTTGAAGCCCCGGCCATCGCCTGGGAAAGTGATTTGCTCCCTTCACGTATTGCAGACTATGATCATCAATGGCTGGACATGCTTTGTGTGGCAGGAAAAATATCCTGGGGAAGATTCAGGCCTTCATTGTCGAAAGAGAAAAAAGCAAACAGCCCTATACGCACCACGCCCGTAACATTCATTAGTCGTAACAAACTCAACGCCTGGAGATCGCCTGAAACAGTTGAAGAGGCTTTGCAACTTTCACCGCGAGCAACTTTGTTACTGGAAACTTTAAAGAAGGATGGTGCCTCTTTCTTTGATGACCTTGTTAATAAGACAAAGTTCTTTGCTTCGCAAGTTGAGGAAGCCATTGGCGAATTAATCAGCGCGGGGTTGACTACCTCCGATTCGTTTACAGGTTTGCGTGCATTGCTGGTACCGGAAAAGTACAAAACCAATGCAGGTCACAATCAAGCTGTGGATATCTTTTCTATGAGCTATGCAGGCCGGTGGTCATTAATGTTCAGTGATAATAAAAACAATGACCCGCAAATACAGGAAGAAGAAATTGAAACCATCACCTGGGCGTTGCTCAGGAGGTATGGAGTCTTGTTTAGAAAATTAGTTGAGCGGGAGAACCTTGCCCCTCCCTGGCGAGACCTCGTGAGAAAATTACGTACGCTGGAAGATCGCGGGCAAATTCGTGGTGGCCGTTTTGTTGAAGGTGTGTATGGAGAGCAATTTGCATTACCAGAAGCAATCGTTGAATTGAGGAAAATCAAAAATGAAATACAGAGAAATGTCCTGGTATCTATCAGTGCAGCAGATCCTCTCAACCTGACAGGCATCATTACACCCGGCAAAAGAATTCCATCTTACTCAGGAAACAGAGTACTCTATCGTGACGGAATTCCAGTAGCTGTGAAAGAATCGGGAGAAATTCAATTTCTCATCGAAGACAATACTGATAAATGGTCGCTTCAGAATGCGTTGTTGCAGCATTCAATTTCACCAAAACTGAGGAAGTACCTCGGAAAGGCTGCGTATTAA
- the rtcB_1 gene encoding RNA-splicing ligase RtcB gives MNLTGNELIKIGYSEGKALGLAIELAQTKLAHLSEQQILESLTKVLTHPSAFTEDENLAALAAELLKPASDVIPLKEETLPYSIYGAEAIEEGALKQMATAMKLPITVAGALMPDAHQGYGLPIGGVLATNNAVIPYGVGVDIGCRMCMTIYNMPVSVLDEKQNDFKKMLLNNTKFGQASFKQPKDHEIFSRNEFKELSIAREMKDRAYNQIGSSGGGNHFVEFGIVEITSIINEYNLAPGKYVAVLSHSGSRGLGANIARHYTQIAMATCKLPQEAKHLAWLDLNSEAGHEYWLAMNLAGDYASACHHQIHERMAIGLRDTPLAMIENHHNFAWKEKDAHGNEVIVHRKGATPAGAGVLGIIPGSMATPGFIVRGKGKVASINSASHGAGRTMSRTKAKETLSPKQVSQFLKDAGVELIGSGLDEAPMAYKNIHQVMQAQEELVEVLGSFMPKIVRMCGDEKFKEVD, from the coding sequence ATGAACTTAACCGGAAACGAACTTATTAAAATCGGGTATAGCGAAGGTAAAGCACTCGGCCTCGCGATTGAGCTAGCCCAGACTAAGCTCGCACATCTCAGTGAACAACAAATTTTAGAATCACTGACGAAAGTGCTTACACATCCATCCGCATTCACCGAAGATGAAAATCTTGCAGCACTTGCTGCTGAACTTCTAAAACCAGCAAGCGATGTCATTCCCTTGAAGGAAGAAACTCTCCCCTATTCTATTTATGGAGCAGAGGCGATCGAAGAAGGCGCATTGAAACAAATGGCGACAGCCATGAAACTTCCAATCACAGTAGCCGGTGCACTCATGCCCGATGCACATCAGGGTTACGGGCTTCCGATTGGCGGAGTGCTCGCGACAAACAATGCGGTGATACCTTATGGCGTTGGCGTTGATATCGGTTGCCGGATGTGCATGACGATTTACAACATGCCTGTGTCTGTTCTTGATGAGAAACAAAATGATTTTAAGAAAATGCTGCTCAACAACACCAAGTTCGGGCAGGCTTCATTCAAACAACCGAAAGACCACGAGATCTTCTCACGGAATGAATTCAAAGAACTAAGCATTGCACGGGAGATGAAAGACCGTGCTTACAATCAAATCGGATCTTCCGGTGGCGGAAATCATTTCGTGGAGTTTGGAATCGTGGAGATCACGAGCATTATCAATGAATACAATCTTGCTCCAGGAAAATATGTGGCGGTGCTTTCGCACTCCGGTTCACGTGGACTGGGTGCTAACATTGCTCGGCACTACACACAGATTGCGATGGCAACTTGCAAACTGCCGCAGGAAGCAAAACACCTCGCCTGGCTCGACCTCAACAGTGAAGCGGGTCATGAATACTGGCTTGCGATGAACCTCGCGGGTGACTATGCCTCCGCGTGCCACCACCAGATCCATGAACGTATGGCCATTGGCTTGCGCGACACTCCGCTGGCGATGATTGAGAACCACCACAACTTTGCATGGAAGGAAAAGGATGCGCACGGCAACGAAGTGATCGTTCACCGTAAAGGGGCAACACCAGCTGGTGCAGGTGTGCTCGGAATTATTCCTGGCTCGATGGCCACACCGGGTTTTATTGTGCGGGGCAAAGGGAAAGTGGCATCGATCAATTCTGCATCGCACGGTGCCGGGCGTACCATGTCACGTACCAAAGCGAAAGAAACTCTATCTCCGAAGCAGGTGAGCCAGTTTCTGAAAGACGCGGGAGTAGAACTCATCGGCTCCGGTTTGGATGAAGCTCCGATGGCGTATAAGAATATTCACCAGGTCATGCAAGCGCAAGAGGAGTTGGTGGAAGTACTCGGCTCTTTCATGCCGAAGATTGTAAGGATGTGTGGAGATGAGAAGTTTAAGGAAGTGGATTAG
- the pbeF gene encoding nicotinate phosphoribosyltransferase: MKTHNLLLLADAYKYSHYKLYYPGTTKIYSYLESRGGMFDETVFYGLQYFLKEYLEGPAFSKENVDEAEELLQGVFGRKGVFDRSNFDYILSKHGGKLPVKIKAVPEGKAIPVKNVLMTIENTDPKCFWLTNFLETLLMQVWYPSTVATLSHEIRKTVEHYFNLTADESAKSGIDFVLNDFGFRGVSSVESAGLGGSAHLVNFMGSDTVYASAFAKKYYGAKKVYGMSVPATEHSIMTLLGANGEKEIFNHVLDAYPDGILSCVSDSYNIFNAVGELWGKEFKDKILQRNGTLVIRPDSGDPVRTLLAVFEMLFDRLGFTTNTKGYRVLPKQVRVIQGDGVDHESIGAIYEALKAKGISAENLVLGMGGALLQKVNRDTQKFALKCSYAEVNGKAVNVQKSPMEMNEKGEMVKSFKTSKAGRLKLIEAHDSFQTVSENEKGEDIMRTVFENGEIKVNHAFEEIRERVMTKQMVNA, encoded by the coding sequence ATGAAAACGCACAACTTGCTTCTCCTTGCTGATGCTTACAAATACTCTCACTATAAATTATACTATCCCGGCACCACGAAGATCTATTCTTACCTGGAAAGCCGTGGCGGTATGTTTGATGAAACTGTTTTCTACGGGCTTCAGTATTTTCTGAAAGAATACTTAGAAGGTCCGGCTTTTTCCAAAGAGAATGTAGATGAAGCAGAAGAGCTTCTCCAGGGTGTTTTCGGAAGGAAAGGAGTTTTTGACAGATCTAATTTTGATTACATACTTTCCAAACACGGAGGGAAGCTGCCGGTAAAGATCAAAGCCGTTCCGGAAGGGAAAGCAATTCCGGTGAAGAACGTGCTGATGACTATTGAAAACACGGACCCAAAATGTTTCTGGCTCACCAACTTCCTGGAAACATTGCTGATGCAAGTGTGGTACCCGAGTACGGTGGCTACACTCTCGCACGAAATCAGGAAAACGGTCGAACATTATTTCAACCTCACAGCCGATGAAAGCGCAAAATCCGGGATAGACTTTGTTCTGAACGATTTTGGCTTCCGCGGAGTGAGTTCTGTAGAAAGCGCAGGCCTTGGAGGATCTGCACACTTGGTGAACTTCATGGGAAGCGACACCGTCTATGCTTCTGCCTTTGCAAAAAAATATTACGGTGCGAAGAAAGTATACGGAATGTCGGTGCCAGCTACCGAGCACTCCATCATGACATTGCTTGGGGCGAATGGTGAAAAAGAAATTTTCAATCATGTACTCGATGCTTACCCGGATGGAATCCTTTCTTGTGTAAGTGACTCCTACAATATTTTCAATGCCGTTGGTGAATTGTGGGGAAAAGAATTCAAAGACAAAATCCTGCAACGCAATGGCACACTCGTGATAAGGCCCGATTCAGGTGACCCGGTAAGGACATTACTAGCTGTCTTCGAAATGCTTTTCGATCGCCTCGGCTTTACCACCAACACCAAAGGTTATCGTGTATTGCCAAAGCAAGTACGGGTGATCCAGGGAGATGGTGTCGATCACGAGTCTATCGGTGCAATTTACGAAGCACTGAAAGCCAAAGGAATTTCTGCTGAGAATTTAGTCCTCGGCATGGGTGGAGCGCTGCTCCAGAAAGTCAACCGTGATACGCAGAAGTTTGCGCTCAAATGCTCTTATGCCGAAGTGAACGGCAAAGCGGTAAATGTTCAGAAATCTCCCATGGAGATGAACGAGAAAGGCGAAATGGTCAAGTCATTCAAAACATCAAAGGCCGGACGATTGAAACTGATTGAGGCTCACGATTCATTCCAAACAGTAAGTGAAAATGAAAAGGGCGA
- a CDS encoding guanylyltransferase — protein MIGKMKFEILDKRMRAFEESMDQTVLPELYIVVRLDGRGFTKLTKEILPLERPFDVRFRDAMIETVTHLMKCGFKIRYGYTESDEISLLFDKDESSFARKYRKLISILAGEASARFTQEIGSIGVFDARVVPLPNKDLVIDYFQWRAEDASRNALNAWCYWNLRKKGLTAGAATQTLESKSIAEKNEMLFLSGINYNDLPAWQKRGVGLFYQTIKRSSKNPVNGKSITVDRNELKVELELPRGESYSLMIEELL, from the coding sequence ATGATTGGAAAAATGAAGTTTGAAATACTTGATAAAAGAATGCGTGCTTTTGAGGAGAGCATGGATCAAACCGTATTACCAGAGCTCTATATAGTCGTGCGTCTTGATGGTCGTGGCTTCACAAAACTCACGAAAGAGATTCTTCCTCTCGAGCGACCTTTTGATGTCCGGTTCAGAGATGCCATGATTGAAACTGTTACACACCTCATGAAGTGCGGTTTTAAAATACGCTACGGTTACACTGAGAGTGATGAGATTTCTTTGCTCTTCGACAAGGATGAGAGTAGTTTCGCAAGAAAATACCGAAAGCTCATTTCGATTCTAGCAGGCGAAGCCAGTGCCCGGTTTACACAGGAAATAGGTTCGATAGGTGTCTTTGATGCAAGGGTAGTCCCTTTGCCAAACAAAGATCTCGTTATCGATTACTTCCAATGGAGGGCTGAAGATGCCAGTCGAAACGCTCTCAATGCCTGGTGCTATTGGAATCTTCGTAAAAAAGGCCTGACTGCTGGTGCAGCAACACAAACGCTGGAAAGCAAATCAATTGCTGAGAAGAATGAGATGTTATTTCTATCTGGAATTAACTATAATGATCTGCCTGCATGGCAGAAAAGAGGCGTTGGTTTGTTTTACCAAACAATCAAACGCTCGTCAAAAAATCCGGTGAATGGGAAATCCATAACAGTTGATAGGAATGAGCTCAAGGTTGAACTTGAATTGCCGAGAGGTGAAAGTTACAGTTTGATGATCGAAGAATTGCTCTAA